In the Arthrobacter sp. CDRTa11 genome, CGTCCGCCTGCACGGCACGGGGCGGGTAGTCAGCCGGTACGACGACGAGTTCCAGTCGCTCGCCCAACACTTCGACGACAAGCCAGGTGCCAGGGCCGTCATCGTGGTTGACGTTGTCCGTGTTTCGGATTCATGCGGGTGGGGCGTGCCCCTGATGAGCTTCCAAGGTCATCGCGACCTGCTTGGACCGTACTTTGAACGCAAAGGGACGGACGGCAGCGCCGGGTACCGGATCGCCAAGAACCGCACAAGCATCGACGGCCTTGCCGCCTACGACTTCGACCCCGCAAGGGAGAGCCTGCAGGGTCTGTGACGAGGCCACAGTGGCGGTCATCTAAGATCGTCTAAACAGAGCCCGGCAAGGAGTCCACCGTGAAGCACACCCCCATCGACAGCGGAAAGGCCACGCTGGAGCTTCTTGAAAACGGCGTTGTAAACCTGACGTGGCAGCGCCATCTCAGCCTTGACGTAGCAGACGTCACCGCTGCAATGGCGAGCCTGGATGGTGTTTGCCAGGGAGTACCCCACCCGTTGCTGGTTGACATGGGCGGCACCATGGATGTCAGCCACGACGCACGTGAAGCATTCTCAGCCCCATCTGCGGCTTCCCGGATTGCGCTGCTCGGCTCGACTCCCGTTGACCGGATCCTTGCCAACTTCCGCCCCGCCGGCTCCTATCCCTGCCCCACGCGCTTCTTTACGGACCGGGCCGAAGCGATGAGCTGGCTCCTGCAGGATCCCACCGACTGAGTCGGGCTTGCGATTTTTCCTCCTGATACAGGTGCTTGCAGAACGCACGGATTGAACCTGGTCCCGTTTCGGCAGCGCGGGTTGTCGGGACGCTCGGCCATTCCACGTATTCCGGGTTATCTGAGGGAGGAATAGCATGGACACCAGGCACTGGGGGGCCGCCCACCTGCCAGGAGGCGTGCAATGAACCGGAATGCAAAACCGACAAAACCCTTGCTTTTCACGGTTCTCTGGTTCGCCGTGACAGCCGCAGGTTTCACCGTATCCGGCGTCATCTTTCATTTTCCTGGTTCATTCCCTCCCAACAACGGGGAAGCGTTCAATCCCGCCGGTATCAACGGTGCCCTTGTCAACGGGCTCGCCACCGGAATCGTGGTCGGGGTAGGGCAGATGCTGCTGCTGCGCCTGACCGACCGTTCCAGCTGGCGCTGGGCCGTGGGAACCGCGGCGGCTCTGTTGCTCATCCACATCATCGGCGATGTCTTCCCGGACAGCTTTTCCGTTCTGCTCATGGCCGTGTTTGGCGGCCTCCTGCTGGCCGGCGGTCAATGGTGGGCACTCCGCCTGCCGCTGCGCGATGGGCTTCTTTGGGTTGGCGGCTCGGCAGTTGCCTGGGCCGTGGCGCTCCTGTTAGGCCTTCAATTGACGGCCGGCGCGGACTGGAGGATTGAACACACGGTGGTCGGGGTGTTGACAGGCTTGCTGGTGGGCGCTGTGACCGCGTCCATCTGGGCGTGGCGTTTGTTCGGCAGCACGTCTGCGGCGCGCGGCCGGGTCCTGCGAACAGGGGCGCCTTGACGGTGTGCCGGCCCCGACAGGGCAGGGCCGGAACGAGACTCAGCCGTGCGGGTGGTCGGAGGGGCGTGTCCGGGTGTAGCCCATCTTGGCGCTGATCTGGACTCCGGCCTGCTTCGCCGCCTCAAGCAGCCCGGGCTCCTTTTCCGGATCAAAGCGGAAGGCAGGTCCGGAGATGCTGACGGCGCCTATCACGGTTGCCATGTGGTTGTGGACGGGCACGGATACGGAGTTGAGCCCGATCTCGAATTCCTCCAAGGCCAATCCATAGCCTTGACGGGCGACTTCCAGCAGCTGGGCTTCGAGCTTGTTTCGGTTGGTGATGGTCCGGGGAGTCCTGGCCTGCAGTCCGGTTTCCTTCAGGATGCGGTCGCGTTCCTCGACGGACAGTGCGGCCAACAGGACTTTTCCGCTTGAGGTCGCGTGCAGGGGCGTGAGGCTGCCCACCCAGTCGTAGGTAGCAAGCGATGAAGGGCCCATGGCCTGGTCCACGTTGACGGCGAAGTTGGACCTCAGGACGGCCAGGTTTACGGTTTCCTTGAATTGCTCGGCCAGGCTTTCAAGCACTGGGCGGGCTTCCCGCACCAGGCTGAGCCGGCCGGGAATGGAGCTCGCCAGCCTCAGGACGCCAAAGCCCAGCTGGTACTTTCCGCGTTCGCTGTTCTGGTGGACCATCTCCCTGGTGACCAGCGCGCCGAGGAGCCGCGAGGCGGTGGACTTGTGGATGCCCATTTCCTCGGCGATTTCGCTGACGCCGGCATGGCCGTCGCGGGCCAGGATTTCCAGCACCGCAAGGGCCCTGTCCACGGACTGAACGCCGCCGTGCTGCCCGCCTTCAGCGTCATTCTCAGATTCAGGGTCAGTCTTCGAAGCCATGATCCATACTCCCAAGTGGTAGTTTCTGCGGCCTGTTTACCCGTCAACAGGCCGCCTGCAGCGTGATTTCGGTTGGTTCCGCAATGCTGATCCTAGACCGGGAAGTGTGACGGGGTTTCTACATCTGGGCTCTTCAGGGCATGGATGGCCACCCACTGGACCAACGGGATGAGGTGGCTGCTCAGTTCCTGCCCGCTGTCCGTGAGGCTGTACTCCACGTAGGGCGGCACCACGGGCCTGGCATCCCGGTGCACCAGTCCGTCAGCTTCCAGGGTGCGAAGGGTCTGCGCCAGCATCTTTTCGCTGATACCGCCGATGGTGCGGCAGAGTTCGCTCCACCGCAGGGTGCCCGCCGACAGGGCTATCAGCACCAGGGTTCCCCACTTGTTGGTGACGTGGCTGAGCAGGACCCTGGACGGACAGTTCTCTGCAAAGACGTTGTCATCGCCCAGGGGCAGTCCCAGATCAGGGAGTTGTGTTTGTGCCATGCAAAGGAGCTTACCAAAAAGTGCGTACCGCCGGTTTGGAATGTACCAGTGATCCTGTGGGTTGGAAGGGGTGATCGAGCGGTTCGCTCGAATGATCTGCCAAGGAGAAGGAAACCTCAATGTCAATTGTCATCACCGGAGCCACCGGCCAGCTCGGCAAGCTCGTCATCGACAGCCTGCTCGAACGGGGAGTTGAAGCGAGCCACATTGTTGCCGCCGGCCGGGACCAGGAGAAGCTGTCCGCCCATTACGGTCCCCAGGGCATCCGCACTGTCCGGGTGGACTACAGCGACCCTGAGTCGCTGGAAGCCGCCTTCCACAGCGGCGACAAGGTCCTGCTGATCTCCGGCAGCGAAGTGGGCCAGCGGGTGGCGCAGCACCGCA is a window encoding:
- a CDS encoding STAS/SEC14 domain-containing protein; amino-acid sequence: MKHTPIDSGKATLELLENGVVNLTWQRHLSLDVADVTAAMASLDGVCQGVPHPLLVDMGGTMDVSHDAREAFSAPSAASRIALLGSTPVDRILANFRPAGSYPCPTRFFTDRAEAMSWLLQDPTD
- a CDS encoding pyridoxamine 5'-phosphate oxidase family protein, producing the protein MGKVYGAIDERLRKFIERQVLFFVATAPLSGDGHVNVSPRGLPGTFAVLDQRTFAWLDVTGSGSETVAHLRENGRITIMFCAFDGPPNVVRLHGTGRVVSRYDDEFQSLAQHFDDKPGARAVIVVDVVRVSDSCGWGVPLMSFQGHRDLLGPYFERKGTDGSAGYRIAKNRTSIDGLAAYDFDPARESLQGL
- a CDS encoding winged helix-turn-helix transcriptional regulator, with the translated sequence MAQTQLPDLGLPLGDDNVFAENCPSRVLLSHVTNKWGTLVLIALSAGTLRWSELCRTIGGISEKMLAQTLRTLEADGLVHRDARPVVPPYVEYSLTDSGQELSSHLIPLVQWVAIHALKSPDVETPSHFPV
- a CDS encoding IclR family transcriptional regulator is translated as MASKTDPESENDAEGGQHGGVQSVDRALAVLEILARDGHAGVSEIAEEMGIHKSTASRLLGALVTREMVHQNSERGKYQLGFGVLRLASSIPGRLSLVREARPVLESLAEQFKETVNLAVLRSNFAVNVDQAMGPSSLATYDWVGSLTPLHATSSGKVLLAALSVEERDRILKETGLQARTPRTITNRNKLEAQLLEVARQGYGLALEEFEIGLNSVSVPVHNHMATVIGAVSISGPAFRFDPEKEPGLLEAAKQAGVQISAKMGYTRTRPSDHPHG